The following proteins come from a genomic window of Streptomyces liliiviolaceus:
- a CDS encoding ABC transporter ATP-binding protein, producing MSAEPLSTPDPDPDLRASGLRLAYDNRLVVDGLDLAVPPGRITAIVGANACGKSTLLRALARLLAPKEGAVHLDGRALQSIPSRELAQRLGILPQSPVAPEGLTVIDLVNRGRSPHQTWWRQWSKTDEQAVHRALAATNMTDLADRPVDELSGGQRQRAWIAMAVAQGTPVLLLDEPTTYLDLAHQIDVLDLVTDLNRRENRTVVMVLHDLNQACRYADHVVAMKSGKIVAEGSPAEVITAETVEHVFDLTCRITMDPVSHTPLVIPMGRHHGGPSLETATVKAAD from the coding sequence ATGTCGGCTGAACCCCTGTCGACCCCCGACCCCGATCCCGACCTGCGGGCGAGCGGTCTGCGGCTGGCGTACGACAACAGGCTGGTCGTCGACGGCCTCGACCTGGCGGTCCCGCCCGGCCGGATCACGGCCATCGTCGGCGCCAACGCGTGCGGCAAGTCGACCCTGTTGCGGGCGCTCGCCCGGCTGCTGGCCCCCAAGGAAGGGGCCGTCCACCTCGACGGCCGGGCGCTGCAGTCCATCCCCAGCAGGGAGCTGGCCCAGCGGCTCGGCATCCTGCCGCAGAGCCCGGTCGCGCCCGAGGGCCTGACCGTCATCGACCTGGTCAACCGGGGGCGTTCACCGCACCAGACCTGGTGGCGGCAGTGGTCGAAGACGGACGAGCAGGCCGTGCACCGGGCGCTGGCCGCGACCAACATGACGGACCTCGCCGACCGGCCCGTCGACGAACTCTCCGGCGGTCAGCGGCAGCGCGCCTGGATCGCCATGGCGGTCGCCCAGGGCACCCCCGTCCTGCTCCTGGACGAGCCGACGACGTATCTCGACCTGGCCCACCAGATCGACGTCCTCGACCTGGTCACGGACCTCAACCGCCGGGAGAACCGTACGGTCGTGATGGTCCTCCACGACCTCAACCAGGCCTGCCGGTACGCCGATCACGTCGTCGCCATGAAGTCCGGGAAGATCGTCGCCGAGGGCAGCCCGGCGGAGGTCATCACCGCCGAGACGGTCGAGCACGTCTTCGACCTGACCTGCCGCATCACGATGGACCCGGTCAGTCACACCCCCCTGGTCATCCCGATGGGCCGCCACCACGGGGGCCCGTCCCTGGAGACGGCGACGGTAAAGGCGGCCGACTAG
- a CDS encoding ABC transporter ATP-binding protein, whose protein sequence is MSPTNPSGRDVLRESVREQRRDVGLGALLASGHQVGEALVPVLIGVVIDRAVTGSDTGALLLWLGVLAVVYVGLALSFRFGAWAGDRSAVRAEHSLRISLVRRVLHPGGGAEDGRLPGALANIATEDAKRVGGVNTAVMYGIASLAGILTCAVVLLRTSVLLGLVVLLGTPVLLWLGHLLSKPLETRSEAEQERAAHASAVAADLVAGLRILKGIGGESAAIDRYRTTSRDSLAATLKAARAQAFQSGMVLSLTGCLIALVALVGGRLAAEGTISLGQLVSAVGLALFLVGPLEVLAWVNAELAQGRASAGRVGEVLATPHGVTAGDLSLPSEVRGALRLAGVSHGGLREVDLDIAPGELLGVVATDPAHATDLLRCLARRADPDSGTVELDGVSLRDLDPAEMRTALLVAEHDADLFEGTVRDNVTASAPASGDPEPAMTAAGVDQVAQTLPDGEDTAVSERGRSLSGGQRQRVALARALAADRAVLVVHDPTTAVDAVTEAGIATGLREVRKGRTTVLVTTSPALLAVTDRVVLLDGGRVADTAPHADLITRHETYRAAVLA, encoded by the coding sequence GTGAGTCCTACAAATCCGTCAGGACGCGACGTCCTGCGGGAGTCGGTCAGGGAGCAACGCCGGGACGTCGGTCTGGGCGCACTGCTCGCCTCCGGACACCAGGTCGGCGAAGCCCTGGTCCCGGTGCTGATCGGCGTGGTGATCGACCGGGCCGTCACCGGCTCCGACACCGGCGCCCTCCTCCTGTGGCTCGGCGTGCTCGCCGTGGTCTATGTCGGGCTGGCCCTGTCCTTCCGCTTCGGCGCCTGGGCCGGCGACCGGTCCGCGGTCCGGGCCGAACACTCCCTGCGCATCTCCCTCGTACGACGCGTACTGCACCCCGGCGGCGGCGCCGAGGACGGGCGGCTGCCCGGAGCGCTCGCCAACATCGCGACGGAGGACGCCAAGCGGGTCGGCGGCGTCAACACGGCCGTGATGTACGGGATCGCGTCCCTGGCCGGCATCCTCACCTGTGCCGTCGTCCTGCTGCGCACGTCGGTCCTGCTCGGTCTGGTCGTCCTGCTCGGCACTCCCGTGCTGCTGTGGCTGGGGCATCTGCTGAGCAAGCCGCTGGAGACCCGCAGCGAGGCCGAGCAGGAGCGCGCGGCGCACGCGTCCGCCGTCGCCGCCGACCTGGTGGCGGGCCTCAGGATCCTCAAGGGCATCGGCGGTGAGTCGGCGGCCATCGACCGGTACCGCACCACCAGCCGCGACTCGCTGGCGGCCACGCTCAAGGCGGCCCGCGCACAGGCGTTCCAGAGTGGCATGGTGCTCTCCCTGACCGGCTGCCTGATCGCCCTGGTCGCCCTGGTGGGCGGACGGCTGGCGGCCGAAGGGACCATCAGCCTGGGCCAGTTGGTGTCGGCGGTCGGGCTCGCGCTCTTCCTCGTCGGCCCCCTCGAAGTACTCGCCTGGGTCAACGCCGAACTCGCCCAGGGCCGCGCCTCGGCCGGCCGGGTCGGGGAGGTCCTGGCCACCCCGCACGGCGTCACCGCCGGTGACCTGAGCCTGCCGTCGGAGGTGCGCGGCGCACTGCGACTGGCCGGCGTCAGCCACGGCGGACTGCGCGAGGTGGACCTGGACATCGCGCCCGGCGAACTGCTCGGCGTGGTCGCCACCGACCCCGCCCACGCGACCGATCTGCTGCGCTGCCTTGCCCGGCGGGCGGACCCCGACTCGGGCACGGTGGAACTGGACGGCGTGTCCCTGCGGGACCTGGATCCGGCCGAGATGCGTACGGCCCTGCTGGTCGCCGAGCACGACGCGGACCTCTTCGAAGGCACCGTCCGCGACAACGTGACGGCCTCCGCTCCCGCGTCCGGCGATCCCGAACCGGCCATGACGGCGGCCGGAGTGGACCAGGTCGCGCAGACCCTGCCCGACGGCGAGGACACCGCGGTCAGCGAACGCGGCCGCTCGCTCTCCGGCGGACAGCGCCAACGGGTCGCGCTGGCCCGCGCGTTGGCCGCCGACCGTGCCGTCCTGGTGGTCCACGATCCGACCACGGCGGTCGACGCCGTGACCGAGGCGGGTATCGCGACCGGTCTGCGCGAGGTCCGCAAGGGCCGCACCACGGTCCTGGTGACCACCAGCCCCGCCCTGCTCGCCGTGACCGACCGGGTGGTGCTGCTCGACGGCGGCCGGGTCGCCGACACGGCCCCGCACGCCGACCTGATCACCCGTCATGAGACCTACCGAGCGGCGGTTCTGGCATGA
- a CDS encoding FecCD family ABC transporter permease — translation MTGKRVRPVLLVTLLGTVLAVLCLLSLALGAANIPPDQVISALFGDAPSRFVDNVVWSARIPRTALGLTAGAALGLAGALMQALTRNPLADPGVLGVSAGAAFAIVLAVGVLGINSLYGYVWFAFGGALIATVAVYLLGGLGRSGMTPVKLALAGIAVTSMLWSFTQAIVLTDVDALNKYRFWSAGSLAEADNGMVWRVLPFLALGAFLALACAPALNSLALGDDVAASLGRRLGLVRLAGVAAITLLTGAAVAVIGPVVFLGLVVPHVARVLAQSAGIGPDQRWLLPLSAVLAPILLLAADILGRLVARPTEIQAGVLVAFIGGPFFIAMVRRRNLAEV, via the coding sequence GTGACGGGCAAGAGAGTGCGCCCTGTCCTTCTCGTGACACTGCTGGGTACCGTCCTGGCCGTCCTGTGTCTGCTGTCACTGGCGCTCGGCGCGGCCAACATCCCGCCGGACCAGGTGATCTCGGCTCTGTTCGGCGACGCGCCGAGCCGGTTCGTGGACAACGTCGTCTGGTCGGCGCGCATCCCGCGCACCGCGCTCGGCCTCACCGCGGGCGCGGCCCTCGGGCTGGCCGGGGCACTGATGCAGGCCCTGACCCGCAATCCGCTCGCCGACCCCGGAGTACTGGGGGTCAGCGCGGGCGCCGCCTTCGCCATCGTGCTCGCCGTCGGCGTGCTCGGTATCAACTCCCTGTACGGATATGTGTGGTTCGCGTTCGGCGGGGCGCTGATCGCCACGGTGGCCGTCTATCTCCTGGGCGGCCTCGGGCGGTCCGGGATGACCCCGGTGAAGCTGGCGCTCGCGGGCATCGCCGTCACCTCGATGCTGTGGTCGTTCACCCAGGCCATCGTGCTCACGGACGTGGACGCGCTCAACAAGTACCGCTTCTGGTCGGCCGGTTCACTCGCGGAGGCGGACAACGGCATGGTGTGGCGGGTCCTGCCCTTCCTCGCCCTCGGCGCGTTTCTGGCGCTGGCCTGCGCCCCGGCCCTCAACAGCCTGGCCCTCGGCGACGACGTGGCGGCCTCCCTCGGCCGGCGCCTCGGCCTGGTCCGGCTGGCGGGCGTCGCGGCGATCACCCTGCTGACGGGGGCCGCGGTCGCCGTCATCGGCCCCGTCGTCTTCCTCGGCCTGGTGGTCCCCCATGTGGCCCGCGTGCTCGCCCAGTCGGCGGGCATCGGCCCCGACCAGCGCTGGCTGCTGCCCCTGTCGGCGGTCCTCGCCCCCATCCTGCTGCTCGCCGCGGACATCCTCGGACGCCTCGTGGCACGGCCCACCGAGATCCAGGCGGGGGTGCTGGTCGCCTTCATCGGCGGTCCGTTCTTCATCGCCATGGTCCGTCGGCGCAATCTCGCGGAGGTGTGA
- a CDS encoding FecCD family ABC transporter permease: MALPPVSGVFRPRLVALCVMLTAGTFVLFCWGLTTGDYPIGFTDVVRALVGSGDPGTVLVVEELRLPRALVGLLAGIAFGVSGALFQTMTRNPLASPDMIGLTQGAGTAVVAGIVLGWDGGLGTQALGLLGALVTALTVYALAWRRGTTGYRIILVGIGVAWICTSATDYLVAKGGRFQAQAALGWLVGNLNGRTWGQVGPLAIALAVLLPTALLLGRLLRTLQLGDDVATGLGTRVQPVRLAILLTGVGLIAFATASAGPVAFVALAAPQIAQRLAGTAWPPTVASGLTGALVVLGGDLIARTLVPGTELPVGIVTGVLGAPVLLWLLVRANRAGSGG, translated from the coding sequence CTGGCGCTCCCGCCCGTCTCCGGTGTCTTCCGCCCCCGCCTCGTGGCCCTGTGCGTGATGCTCACCGCGGGCACCTTCGTCCTGTTCTGCTGGGGCCTGACCACCGGCGACTACCCGATCGGCTTCACCGACGTCGTACGGGCCCTGGTGGGCTCCGGCGACCCCGGCACCGTCCTCGTGGTGGAGGAACTGCGGCTGCCCCGCGCCCTGGTGGGACTGCTCGCCGGGATCGCCTTCGGGGTCTCCGGCGCGCTGTTCCAGACCATGACCCGCAACCCGCTGGCCAGCCCCGACATGATCGGCCTCACCCAGGGCGCGGGCACCGCGGTCGTCGCGGGCATCGTGCTCGGCTGGGACGGCGGACTGGGCACCCAGGCGCTCGGCCTGCTCGGCGCCCTGGTCACCGCCCTGACCGTCTACGCACTGGCCTGGCGGCGCGGCACCACCGGCTACCGGATCATCCTGGTCGGCATCGGCGTGGCCTGGATCTGCACGAGCGCCACCGACTACCTCGTGGCCAAGGGCGGACGTTTCCAGGCGCAGGCCGCGCTGGGCTGGCTGGTCGGCAACCTCAACGGCCGCACCTGGGGGCAGGTGGGCCCGCTCGCGATCGCGCTGGCCGTGCTGCTCCCGACGGCCCTGCTGCTCGGCCGGCTGCTGCGCACGCTCCAGCTCGGTGACGACGTGGCCACCGGGCTCGGTACGCGCGTACAGCCCGTACGCCTCGCCATCCTGCTCACCGGGGTCGGTCTGATCGCCTTCGCCACCGCGTCCGCGGGGCCCGTGGCGTTCGTGGCACTGGCCGCCCCGCAGATCGCACAGCGGCTGGCCGGCACGGCCTGGCCACCCACCGTCGCCTCGGGACTGACCGGGGCACTGGTCGTCCTGGGCGGCGACCTCATCGCCCGTACGCTCGTCCCCGGCACGGAACTGCCGGTCGGCATCGTCACCGGTGTGCTCGGCGCGCCGGTCCTGCTCTGGCTGCTCGTCCGCGCCAACCGCGCGGGCTCAGGAGGTTGA
- a CDS encoding glycoside hydrolase family 16 protein produces the protein MASPRLLRKCLLAALPAALVAAASVAPAAHADPTPRAAQAVTFSDTFDGAAGSGVDQGKWQVETGDNVNNHERQYYTAGNNNAKLDGQGHLVIEARRENPANYQCWYGSCEYTSSRLNTSGKFTATYGHVEARMKIPRGQGIWPAFWMLGQDIGDVGWPNSGEIDIMENVGFEPGTVHGTLHGPGYSGSGGIGAGYSLPNGEAFADAFHTFAVDWAPNKITWSVDGAVYQTRTPADLNGNTWVFDKPFFLILNLAVGGYWPGDPDGSTSFPQQLVVDEVKVTTSDG, from the coding sequence GTGGCTTCCCCACGTCTGCTCCGCAAATGCCTTCTCGCAGCACTGCCCGCCGCCCTCGTCGCGGCCGCGTCCGTCGCCCCCGCCGCCCACGCGGACCCCACTCCGCGGGCGGCCCAGGCCGTGACGTTCTCCGACACCTTCGACGGGGCCGCCGGCTCCGGTGTCGACCAGGGCAAGTGGCAGGTCGAGACCGGCGACAACGTCAACAACCACGAGCGGCAGTACTACACGGCGGGCAACAACAACGCGAAGCTCGACGGCCAGGGCCACCTGGTCATCGAGGCCCGCCGCGAGAACCCGGCCAACTACCAGTGCTGGTACGGGTCGTGCGAGTACACCTCGTCCCGGCTCAACACCTCCGGCAAGTTCACCGCGACGTACGGGCACGTCGAGGCCCGGATGAAGATCCCGCGCGGCCAGGGCATCTGGCCCGCGTTCTGGATGCTCGGCCAGGACATCGGTGACGTCGGCTGGCCCAACTCGGGCGAGATCGACATCATGGAGAACGTGGGCTTCGAGCCAGGAACCGTGCACGGCACCCTGCACGGCCCCGGCTACTCCGGTTCGGGCGGCATAGGCGCCGGCTACTCGCTGCCGAACGGTGAGGCGTTCGCGGACGCCTTCCACACCTTCGCGGTGGACTGGGCGCCCAACAAGATCACCTGGTCCGTGGACGGCGCCGTCTACCAGACCCGCACCCCGGCCGACCTGAACGGCAACACCTGGGTCTTCGACAAGCCGTTCTTCCTGATCCTCAACCTCGCGGTCGGCGGCTACTGGCCCGGCGACCCCGACGGTTCGACCAGCTTCCCGCAGCAACTGGTCGTCGACGAGGTGAAGGTGACGACCAGCGACGGCTGA
- a CDS encoding methionyl-tRNA formyltransferase produces MRVVMFGYQTWGHRTLQALLDSDHEVVLAVTHPKSDHVYEKIWDDSVADLAEKHGVPVLLRNRPDDPELLAALKDAEPDLIVANNWRTVLPPEVFDLPPHGTLNIHDSLLPAYAGFSPLIWALINGEREVGVTAHRMNAELDAGDVLLQRAVPVGATDTVADLFHRTVDLIGPVVNESLDLIASGRAQWIPQDRSRASFFHKRSLEDSRIDWTWPAEDIERLVRAQCDPYPNAFTHHRGQRIRIVESAVSEGRYGGTPGRIFIREGDGIVIVAGTEARNGRLRGLVVKRVRTEDGAEHAATDYFRTMGGYLTGRP; encoded by the coding sequence ATGCGGGTCGTCATGTTCGGCTACCAGACCTGGGGGCATCGCACCCTCCAGGCTCTGTTGGACTCCGACCACGAGGTGGTCCTGGCCGTGACCCACCCCAAGAGCGACCACGTGTACGAGAAGATCTGGGACGACTCGGTGGCCGATCTGGCCGAGAAGCACGGCGTACCGGTGCTGCTGCGCAACCGGCCCGACGACCCCGAGCTCCTCGCCGCGCTCAAGGACGCGGAGCCGGACCTGATCGTCGCCAACAACTGGCGCACCGTGCTGCCCCCGGAGGTCTTCGACCTGCCGCCCCACGGCACGCTCAACATCCACGACTCGCTGCTCCCGGCCTACGCGGGCTTCTCCCCGCTGATCTGGGCGCTGATCAACGGCGAGCGGGAGGTCGGTGTCACCGCGCACCGGATGAACGCCGAACTCGACGCCGGCGACGTGCTGTTGCAGCGCGCGGTGCCGGTCGGCGCGACCGACACCGTCGCCGACCTGTTCCACCGCACGGTCGACCTGATTGGCCCGGTCGTGAACGAGTCGCTCGATCTCATCGCCTCGGGCCGCGCGCAGTGGATACCGCAGGACCGCAGCCGGGCCAGCTTCTTCCACAAGCGGTCCCTGGAGGACAGCCGGATCGACTGGACCTGGCCGGCCGAGGACATCGAGCGGCTGGTACGGGCCCAGTGCGACCCGTACCCGAACGCGTTCACCCACCACCGCGGGCAGCGGATCCGGATCGTGGAGTCCGCGGTCTCGGAGGGTCGTTACGGCGGAACCCCTGGCCGGATCTTCATCCGCGAGGGCGACGGGATCGTCATCGTCGCCGGTACGGAGGCGAGGAACGGGCGGCTGCGCGGGCTGGTCGTCAAGCGGGTCCGCACCGAGGACGGCGCGGAGCACGCGGCGACGGACTACTTCCGCACGATGGGCGGCTATCTCACGGGTCGCCCGTGA
- a CDS encoding ABC transporter ATP-binding protein — MSDTAVEPGGTTISGRELLPTATQARTRAAVRELVRPHRRLALGGFAMMVVATAVGLLVQPLLGRIVDLVADHRPPGSITQPVVLLVLVALAQGAATVLGLALVARLGETVLAQLRERFVEKALRLPLEQVEKAGAGDLTARVTRDVSVVGEAVRSALPELARSLLAIVLTLAAMAALDWRFFLAALVAVPVQASTARWYVRNAVPLYAEQRIATGSQQQQLLDTIAGAGTVRAFRLEEEHTARVTRRSSAAVELTLRGVRLVLNFYNRLHVAEYAGLAAVLVTGFLLVRGGSVSIGTATAAALYFHSLFSPVNQALVLLDDAQSATAALARLVGVADQPSPEPRLSPEPQPSAGHEPRATDAHGTVTVTGIDHAYEPGRPVLHGVDLTLRAGERVALVGVSGAGKTTLAKLIAGVHRPTSGSVRVATGDGEPREGLPVALVTQETHVFAGPLADDLRLARAGATDDELRTALATVDALDWAGALPDGLDTVVGDGGHRLTSAQVQQLALARLVLADPPVAVLDEATAEAGSTGARLLEQAADRAVEGRTALIVAHRLTQAATADRIVVMDGGRIVENGTHDELCAAAGPYASLWAAWSGTRATADLTPTHHPSPHSTTSHVTTSPDTTTVKDH; from the coding sequence ATGAGTGACACCGCCGTCGAACCGGGCGGAACCACCATCTCCGGCCGGGAGTTGCTGCCCACCGCGACCCAGGCCCGTACCCGCGCGGCCGTACGCGAACTCGTGCGCCCGCACCGCCGACTGGCGCTCGGCGGGTTCGCCATGATGGTCGTGGCCACCGCGGTCGGGCTGCTGGTCCAGCCGCTGCTCGGCCGCATCGTGGACCTGGTCGCCGACCACCGCCCGCCGGGGAGCATCACCCAGCCGGTCGTCCTGCTGGTGCTCGTCGCCCTCGCCCAGGGCGCGGCCACCGTGCTGGGCCTGGCACTGGTGGCCCGGCTCGGCGAGACCGTCCTCGCGCAGCTGCGCGAGCGGTTCGTCGAGAAGGCCCTGCGGCTGCCCCTGGAACAGGTGGAGAAGGCGGGGGCGGGCGACCTCACCGCACGGGTCACCCGCGACGTCTCGGTGGTGGGCGAGGCGGTGCGCTCCGCCCTGCCCGAACTGGCCCGCTCGCTGCTGGCCATCGTGCTGACGCTGGCCGCGATGGCCGCGCTGGACTGGCGGTTCTTCCTCGCGGCCCTCGTCGCGGTGCCCGTCCAGGCCTCCACCGCCCGCTGGTACGTGCGCAACGCCGTGCCCCTCTACGCCGAGCAGCGGATCGCCACCGGTTCCCAGCAGCAGCAGTTGCTGGACACCATCGCGGGCGCCGGAACCGTACGGGCGTTCCGTCTTGAGGAGGAGCACACCGCGCGGGTGACCCGGCGTTCGTCGGCGGCGGTCGAGCTGACCCTGCGCGGCGTCCGGCTGGTGCTGAACTTCTACAACCGGCTGCACGTGGCGGAGTACGCCGGGCTCGCGGCGGTCCTCGTCACCGGGTTCCTGCTGGTGCGCGGCGGCTCGGTGTCCATCGGCACGGCCACGGCCGCCGCGCTCTACTTCCACAGTCTGTTCTCGCCGGTCAACCAGGCGCTCGTCCTCCTCGACGACGCGCAGTCGGCGACCGCCGCGCTCGCCCGCCTGGTCGGGGTCGCCGACCAGCCCTCACCCGAGCCGCGGCTCTCCCCCGAGCCGCAGCCGTCCGCGGGCCACGAGCCACGGGCCACGGACGCGCACGGCACGGTCACCGTGACGGGCATCGACCACGCGTACGAGCCGGGCCGCCCCGTCCTGCACGGTGTGGACCTCACCCTCCGGGCGGGTGAGCGGGTGGCCCTGGTCGGCGTGAGCGGCGCGGGCAAGACCACCCTCGCCAAACTCATCGCGGGCGTGCACCGTCCGACGTCCGGCTCGGTACGCGTGGCGACCGGCGACGGCGAGCCCCGCGAGGGCCTGCCCGTTGCGCTGGTCACCCAGGAGACGCATGTCTTCGCCGGACCGCTCGCGGACGACCTGCGGCTCGCACGGGCCGGCGCCACCGACGACGAACTGCGTACGGCACTGGCCACGGTGGACGCCCTCGACTGGGCCGGGGCGCTCCCCGACGGCCTGGACACGGTCGTCGGCGACGGCGGGCACCGCCTGACCTCCGCGCAGGTCCAGCAACTCGCCCTGGCCCGCCTGGTACTGGCCGATCCCCCGGTGGCCGTACTGGACGAGGCCACCGCCGAGGCGGGCAGCACCGGCGCCCGGCTCCTGGAGCAGGCGGCCGACCGGGCGGTCGAGGGCCGTACGGCGCTGATCGTCGCGCACCGCCTCACCCAGGCCGCCACCGCGGACCGGATCGTCGTCATGGACGGCGGCCGGATCGTGGAGAACGGCACCCATGACGAGCTGTGCGCCGCGGCCGGCCCCTACGCCTCCCTGTGGGCGGCGTGGTCCGGCACCCGCGCCACGGCCGACCTGACCCCCACGCACCACCCCAGCCCTCACAGCACCACCAGCCACGTCACCACCAGCCCTGACACCACCACCGTGAAGGACCACTGA
- a CDS encoding lysine N(6)-hydroxylase/L-ornithine N(5)-oxygenase family protein: MNALHDEPDAVLDVLGIGFGPSNLALAIAVEEHNAQAAPENRIRAGFLERQPSFGWHRGMLIEDATMQVSFLKDLVTMRNPTSDFSFLCFLRERGRMVDFLNAKTLFPLRIEFHEYFEWAAARVAHLVDYSDEVVSVDPVTGPDGEVRWLDVISRVPGEPGRTVTRRARNISVAVGLEPHLPPETALSDRIWHNSELVPRVRELNASGDGGSVGRVLVLGAGQSGAEALDYLHRSFPEAEICAIFAKYGYTPADDSPFANRIFDPEAVDVYFRSTPEVKQSLVDYHRSTNYSVVDMDLIESLYATMYREKVQGRERLQLRNVSRIRDVRSLDDHLEVTVEYLPTGEREVISADLLVHATGYRPRDLDTLLGRTAKLCLRDDKDAVRVGRDHRVELTPDVTAGIYLQGATEHTHGLTSTLLSTTAVRSGEILESLIAHRAGDLADSAIPAA, from the coding sequence GTGAACGCACTGCACGACGAACCGGACGCCGTCCTTGACGTGCTCGGTATAGGGTTTGGGCCGTCAAATCTCGCACTGGCCATTGCGGTTGAGGAACACAACGCCCAAGCCGCTCCGGAGAACCGGATCCGCGCGGGATTCCTGGAGCGTCAGCCGTCGTTCGGCTGGCACCGGGGCATGCTCATCGAAGACGCCACGATGCAGGTGTCCTTTCTCAAGGACCTGGTCACCATGCGCAACCCGACCAGCGACTTCAGCTTCCTGTGTTTCCTGCGGGAGCGGGGCAGGATGGTGGACTTCCTCAACGCCAAGACGCTGTTCCCCCTGCGGATCGAGTTCCACGAGTACTTCGAGTGGGCCGCCGCCCGGGTGGCGCACCTCGTCGACTACTCGGACGAGGTCGTCTCCGTCGATCCGGTGACCGGCCCCGACGGGGAGGTCCGCTGGCTGGACGTCATCAGCCGCGTGCCCGGCGAGCCGGGCCGGACCGTCACCCGGCGGGCCCGGAACATCTCGGTGGCCGTCGGCCTTGAGCCGCATCTGCCGCCGGAGACGGCCCTGTCGGACCGCATCTGGCACAACAGCGAACTCGTGCCGCGCGTGCGGGAGCTGAACGCCTCCGGTGACGGCGGCTCGGTGGGCCGTGTCCTGGTGCTCGGCGCGGGCCAGAGCGGCGCCGAGGCGCTCGACTACCTGCACCGTTCCTTCCCCGAGGCGGAGATCTGCGCGATCTTCGCCAAGTACGGGTACACGCCCGCCGACGACAGCCCGTTCGCCAACCGGATCTTCGACCCGGAGGCCGTGGACGTCTACTTCCGGTCCACGCCGGAGGTGAAACAGTCCCTGGTCGACTACCACCGCAGCACCAACTACTCGGTGGTCGACATGGACCTCATCGAGTCGCTGTACGCGACGATGTACCGCGAGAAGGTCCAGGGCCGTGAGCGGCTGCAACTGCGCAACGTGTCCCGCATCCGGGACGTCCGCAGCCTCGACGACCATCTGGAGGTCACCGTCGAGTACCTCCCCACCGGGGAACGGGAGGTGATCTCCGCGGACCTGCTGGTCCACGCGACGGGCTACCGTCCCAGAGACCTCGACACCCTGCTGGGCAGAACCGCGAAACTCTGCCTGCGGGACGACAAGGACGCCGTACGCGTCGGCCGCGACCACCGTGTCGAGCTGACCCCCGACGTCACGGCGGGCATCTATCTGCAGGGCGCCACCGAGCACACGCACGGCCTCACCTCGACCCTGCTGTCCACCACGGCGGTACGGTCCGGCGAGATCCTGGAGTCCCTGATCGCCCACCGCGCAGGCGACTTGGCGGATTCGGCGATACCGGCGGCCTGA
- the argB gene encoding acetylglutamate kinase, with protein MTGAAASAGLAERLAALEPLRGHTVVVKYGGHAMTDDTLRRAFAQDVLTLYRAGVRPVVVHGGGPQIAAHLDRLGLKSDFLDGLRVTTPETMEVVRMVLSGKVQKDLVGLLNEHGPHAVGLSGEDGHTLTAVKRYAQVAGESVDIGLVGDVARVDTAVVRLLLEGGHIPVVSSVGRGEDGQVYNVNADTAAGALAAALGTRVLVVLTDVPGLYADWPASERVVDRIGAAELERALPGLAGGMGPKMEACLRAVRGGVGVARVLDGRAPHALLDGLVGGAGSGTTVVPDPTASVPTVASVTPVASVVPVPSASVARAAAPAPAPVV; from the coding sequence GTGACCGGCGCTGCCGCGTCCGCCGGTCTCGCCGAGCGGCTTGCGGCGCTGGAGCCCCTGCGCGGGCACACGGTCGTCGTCAAGTACGGCGGCCACGCGATGACCGACGACACGCTCCGGCGGGCCTTCGCGCAGGACGTCCTCACCCTGTACCGGGCGGGCGTCCGGCCCGTCGTCGTGCACGGCGGGGGCCCGCAGATCGCCGCCCACCTGGACCGGCTCGGGCTCAAGTCCGACTTCCTCGACGGGCTCAGGGTCACCACCCCCGAGACCATGGAGGTCGTACGGATGGTGCTGTCCGGCAAGGTCCAGAAGGACCTGGTCGGACTGCTGAACGAGCACGGGCCGCACGCGGTGGGCCTCAGCGGCGAGGACGGGCACACCCTCACCGCCGTCAAGCGGTACGCCCAAGTGGCCGGTGAGAGCGTCGACATCGGCCTGGTCGGCGATGTGGCCCGGGTCGACACCGCCGTCGTACGGCTGCTGCTGGAGGGCGGCCACATCCCGGTGGTCTCCTCCGTGGGCCGGGGCGAGGACGGGCAGGTCTACAACGTCAACGCGGACACGGCGGCGGGCGCGCTGGCCGCCGCGCTGGGGACGCGGGTCCTCGTCGTCCTCACCGATGTGCCGGGGCTGTACGCCGACTGGCCGGCGAGCGAGCGGGTCGTCGACCGGATCGGGGCGGCGGAACTGGAGCGGGCGCTGCCGGGGTTGGCCGGCGGGATGGGGCCGAAGATGGAGGCGTGTCTGCGGGCCGTGCGGGGCGGGGTGGGGGTGGCCCGGGTGCTCGACGGCCGTGCCCCGCACGCCCTGCTCGACGGACTGGTCGGCGGCGCGGGGTCCGGCACGACGGTCGTGCCGGACCCGACGGCCTCCGTGCCCACCGTGGCCTCTGTGACCCCTGTGGCTTCCGTGGTCCCTGTGCCCTCGGCGTCGGTGGCGCGCGCAGCGGCTCCGGCTCCGGCTCCGGTGGTGTGA